In a single window of the Esox lucius isolate fEsoLuc1 chromosome 22, fEsoLuc1.pri, whole genome shotgun sequence genome:
- the LOC109614930 gene encoding adenylate cyclase type 10 isoform X5 — protein MGETQGLYKISKLAAHVPDLVVYSTLAKDIPYAEKFHGVLLFADVSGFTKMTEKFSLSNKKGFGADELTRTLNSYIGDIVSYILASGGDILNFAGDAILALWTVERIQLRDVISLVVKCSLDIQDQCGSRNTEVGCQLRVKLGISAGKLSKVVIGDELSQYFLVIGRAVDEVRLAEGLAVAGTIILSPNAWELCDRDNIVIDRIENERAVKVRYMKREPSFSVEKYQDSVGAMVEHEHLTRDCVRKASRLTPNAELENTFRKYIMKTVLQKIDDGQPLEYLSEMRPATIVFVNLQFSGGQSEEGLCAAIHRAAIGIARQMVSHQGRINKVFMFDKGCTFLCLFGLPGDKREDERAHALQAACGIHDICQREFCNLKTVSIGVTTGPVFCGVVGHSVRHEYTVIGRKVNLAARLMMHYPGVVSCDSETCYYSKLPALYFNKLPKKAMKGIKDPGVLYQFMARKHSITIGIAPMSVVREEGYPLLGREKEISVFSSMLKGYLESRAAGHTNYNNVLICEGPVGYGKSRLLAEAVYRTAKEGVRVISIELAKTDIKQSNYALQTLLAVLMSVQNCKSYADREKVILSKIEDPEIKENLCLLNDILLVKFPVSKDVSLMDSDTKNKKMRNYFVELLCKFSEDEPCVYVLDQAHFVDQASWAILQEACERASVLVCMALLSCTNQSGPFPEFSRIITNPRTTYLKLLGLEPSVIGQLACQILGVTRIPSEVELFLVERSHGVPFYCEELLKSLYLGHQIVIEEVQEEDPAEDIDILFPEPTLVVHLSKPSQVWQQEDSRASALGTPKASTLKFRKIADLVESKDRAFICRVGEVAKFHEIPIPLTLKGMALARLDQLQPAEQMVVKCASVIGHTVTTEMLVHILPKAENLDKLNLSLSYLFESAMFECGSTPEQFTWRQRHGQPECWGALSCYCARDSREDVSEVAGLASADGVWRCKVLRFCSALVRETAYDLWLKEPKREVHQKCAAFLLRQAHRCRACGVHGFVFGHKAAVGNNMMEVRPLSGEALFTGRRGPPRPQKRRISLNQVRPLQPNSEEDTFLLKLDSMVRDYKRTTGRTRKCRCAQLVECLLCPMVHHCMGIGDVAKTFFYLLETAAALASLSSHLQALSYLNEAKIILDNLKAGHPAFETADPRAKVKINSIERACVFRLTGEVLYNMGQIKEAESMFTRALRILGKHVPTNPVVMSVKYLHEKIKSQHYRSRIFGSPGERKLAFLHQQICCLSYVWQIRCMRRTPQNILSASLAITMERNSARQTAEEYKITFSCIDYLLYCQLSGREDQGRRSERMLRRTCSELSDSQEDLTLTSHLVRTLAIVKLCSGALHDAIRYGLLAEKISELTKPLGLDMRTIVVLHTPLMFTHRYGECVRLLLGQEYPGNGVAKGCFYVACFHFLLYSGFAVRPFEECHAFVEESHSDPSLVAEQSLMMSLYSALALWYTRLFDWEKACLFYTKAWRVAQQAPSSIQAINGTVVFLECQVLLFRKALVEHNKHIHTIYKNTQKHFSEFTRKYSTNRTFGPRVLHLRAYLYLLTGHRALSRAILHQAAGLCRQHGNKLEKGWIRQSQNLWFGACRQSTAKEAGSFMTLPSWEEARGVDPEELAHNRYTLMGVGDQSWADSSNLCFTPNTEDIQILKGQG, from the exons ATGGGAGAGACTCAGGGTTTGTACAAAATAAGCAAACTAGCTGCCCACGTACCCGACCTCGTTGTGTACAGTACCCTCGCCAAAGACATTCCTTACGCAGAGAAGTTTCACGGAGTGCTTCTCTTCGCCGATGTATCAG GCTTCACTAAAATGACAGAGAAGTTCAGTTTGAGTAACAAGAAAGGTTTCGGAGCAGATGAGTTGACGCGCACACTCAACAGTTACATCGGAGACATAGTCAGTT ACATCCTTGCCTCTGGGGGCGACATCCTGAATTTCGCAG GTGACGCCATCTTGGCTCTGTGGACGGTCGAGCGGATTCAGCTGAGAGACGTTATCTCGCTAGTGGTCAAATGCAGCCTGGACATCCAGGACCAGTGTGGCTCCCGGAATACAGAAGTGGGCTGTCAGCTGAGAGTTAAATTAG GTATATCTGCTGGGAAGCTCTCCAAAGTCGTCATAGGAGATGAGCTCAGTCAGTACTTTCTGGTGATTGGCCGGGCCGTGGACGAGGTGCGACTGGCGGAGGGGTTGGCTGTGGCCGGCACAATCATCTTGTCACCCAACGCCTGGGAACTATGTGACAGGGACAACATCGTCATCGACCGCATAGAGAATGAGAGAGCTGTGAAG GTGAGATACATGAAGCGAGAGCCCAGTTTTTCGGTCGAGAAGTACCAGGACTCAGTAGGAGCGATGGTAGAGCATGAACACCTGACAAGAG ACTGCGTGAGAAAAGCCTCTAGACTGACGCCGAACGCGGAGCTTGAGAACACGTTCCGGAAGTACATCATGAAAACGGTTCTGCAGAAG ATAGACGACGGGCAGCCTCTGGAGTACCTGTCGGAAATGCGTCCGGCCACCATAGTGTTTGTCAACCTGCAGTTCAGCGGCGGGCAGAGTGAAGAGGGCCTGTGTGCCGCCATCCACCGGGCAGCCATTGGCATCGCCCGTCAGATGGTCTCGCACCAGGGCCGGATCAACAAGGTGTTCATGTTCGACAAG GGCTGcactttcctctgtctgtttggACTCCCCGGGGACAAGCGCGAGGATGAGAGGGCCCACGCTTTACAGGCTGCCTGTGGAATACACGACATTTGCCAGAGAGAGTTCTGCAACCTCAA GACCGTCTCTATCGGAGTGACTACGGGCCCAGTGTTCTGCGGAGTAGTGGGTCATTCCGTGAGGCACGAGTACACAG TGATTGGGCGAAAAGTGAACCTGGCGGCGCGACTGATGATGCACTACCCCGGGGTGGTGTCATGTGACAGCGAGACGTGCTACTACTCCAAGCTGCCTGCCTTGTACTTCAACAAGCTGCCTAAGAAAGCCATGAAGGGGATCAAGGACCCTGGCGTGTTATATCAGTTCATGGCTCGCAAACATTCCAT AACTATTGGTATAGCGCCTATGTCCGTTGTGAGGGAAGAGGGATACCCTCTCTTGG GCAGGGAGAAGGAGATTTCAGTGTTTTCCAGCATGCTGAAGGGTTACCTGGAGTCAAGGGCTGCCGGTCACACCAACTACAACAACGTTTTGATCTGTGAGGGACCTGTTGGCTATGGCAAGAGCCGTCTGCTGGCTGAGGCGGTTTACCGAACTGCCAAGGAGGGAGTCAG agTAATCTCGATTGAGCTGGCCAAGACAGACATCAAGCAGTCCAACTACGCTCTCCAGACTCTCCTGGCCGTCCTCATGTCAGTTCAGAACTGTAAGAGCtatgcagacagagagaaagtcaTCCTCTCCAAGATTGAAGATCCAGAGATAAAGGAGAATCTCTGCCTTCTCAATGATATCCTGTTAGTCAAG TTTCCTGTGTCCAAGGACGTTTCACTCATGGACAGTGACACGAAGAACAAGAAGATGAGGAATTACTTTGTGGAGTTGTTATGCAAG TTTTCAGAGGATGAGCCATGTGTGTACGTGCTGGACCAGGCTCACTTTGTAGATCAAGCGTCATGGGCCATCCTGCAGGAAGCCTGCGAAAGAGCCTCAGTGTTGGTGTGTATGGCCCTCCTCTCCTGCACCAATCAGAGTGGTCCCTTCCCTGAGTTCAGCCGCATCATCACAAACCCCCGGACCACCTACCTCAAGCTGCTGGGGCTGGAGCCCTCGGTCATCGGCCAGCTAGCCTGCCAGATATTAGGGGTGACCCGTATACCCAGTGAGGTGGAGCT GTTCCTGGTGGAGAGAAGTCATGGGGTTCCATTCTACTGCGAGGAGCTCTTGAAGAGCCTGTACCTGGGTCATCAGATCGTGATCGAGGAGGTGCAGGAGGAGGACCCGGCTGAAGACATAGACATCCTTTTCCCTGAGCCCACCCTGGTGGTACACCTCTCCAAACCCAGCCAGGTGTGGCAACAGGAGGACAGCAGGGCCAGCGCGCTAG GGACCCCAAAGGCTTCCACGTTGAAATTCCGCAAGATCGCAGACCTGGTCGAATCAAAGGACCGCGCTTTCATCTGTCGTGTCGGAGAAGTTGCCAAATTTCATGAAATACCCATCCCCCTGACACTGAAAG GCATGGCGTTGGCTCGACTGGACCAACTGCAGCCGGCAGAACAGATGGTGGTGAAGTGTGCCTCTGTTATCGGCCACACAGTCACCACTGAGATGCTCGTCCACATCCTCCCGAAGGCGGAGAACCTGGACAAGCTGAATCTATCGCTCAGCTACCTGTTCGAGTCGGCCATGTTCGAGTGCGGCTCCACGCCCGAGCAGTTCACCTGGCGACAGCGCCACGGGCAGCCAGAGTGTTGGGGTGCGCTCAGCTGCTACTGTGCACGGGACAGCCGAGAAGACGTCAGTGAAG TGGCAGGCCTGGCCTCGGCGGACGGCGTTTGGCGCTGCAAGGTGCTGCGTTTCTGCTCTGCCCTGGTCAGGGAGACCGCCTATGACCTGTGGCTGAAGGAACCCAAGAGGGAGGTCCACCAGAAGTGTGCCGCCTTCCTGCTCAGGCAAGCCCATCGATGCAGAGCCTGCGGCGTCCACGGGTTCGTCTTCGGCCACAAGGCGGCCGTTGGGAACAACATGATGGAGGTCCGCCCTCTCTCTGGAGAGGCCTTGTTCACGGGCCGGCGAGGCCCACCGAGGCCCCAGAAGA GAAGAATATCACTAAACCAGGTCAGACCTCTGCAGCCTAACAG tGAAGaggacacatttctgttgaaactGGATTCCATGGTACGTGACTACAAGAGGACGACGGGCAGAACCAGGAAGTGTAGGTGCGCTCAGTTGGTGGAGTGCCTGCTGTGTCCCATGGTGCATCACTGCATGGGCATCGGCGATGTGGCCAAAACCTTCTTCTACCTTCTGGAGACGGCCGCTGCCCTGGCCTCCCTCTCCAGCCACctccag GCCCTGTCCTATTTGAACGAGGCCAAAATCATACTGGACAATCTGAAAGCGGGCCACCCGGCCTTTGAGACTGCCGACCCTAGAGCCAAAGTGAAAATCAACAGCATTGAGAGAGCCTGTGTCTTCCGTCTCACGGGAGAA GTGTTGTACAACATGGGACAGATCAAAGAGGCTGAGAGCATGTTCACCAGAGCCCTAAGGATCCTGGGAAAACACGTCCCAACCAACCCCGTGGTCATGTCTGTCAAGTACCTCCATGAGAAGATAAAGAGTCAGCACTACAGATCCAGGATTTTCGGCAGCCCTGG GGAAAGGAAGCTTGCATTCCTCCACCAGCAGATCTGCTGTCTGTCCTACGTGTGGCAGATCAGATGCATGCGAAGAACTCCCCAGAACATTCTCAGTGCATCCCTGGCCATCACTATGGAGAGGAACTCTGCCCGGCAGACTGCAGAGGAGTACAAG ATTACTTTCTCCTGCATTGACTACCTCCTGTACTGTCAGCTGAGTGGTCGGGAGGACCAGGGTCGGCGCTCTGAGAGGATGCTGCGCCGCACCTGCTCCGAGCTGTCTGACAGCCAGGAGGACCTGACCCTCACCAGCCACTTAGTGCGCACCCTCGCCATAGTCAAGCTCTGCTCGGGAGCGCTGCACGACGCCATCCGTTAcg GTCTGCTAGCAGAGAAAATCAGCGAGCTGACAAAGCCCCTGGGCCTGGACATGAGGACAATTGTTGTCCTTCACACACCCCTGATGTTCACACACAG GTATGGCGAGTGTGTCCGGCTGTTGCTAGGCCAGGAGTACCCGGGAAACGGCGTGGCTAAAGGCTGCTTCTACGTCGCCTGCTTTCACTTCCTGCTCTACTCAG GCTTTGCCGTCCGTCCATTTGAGGAGTGCCACGCCTTTGTGGAGGAGTCCCACTCAGATCCTAGCCTGGTGGCTGAACAGAGTCTCATGATGAGCCTCTACTCTGCTCTGGCTCTGTG GTATACACGGCTGTTTGACTGGGAGAAGGCATGTTTATTCTATACCAAGGCCTGGAGAGTTGCTCAGCAGGCTCCCTCATCCATCCAGGCCATAAACGGCACAGTCGTGTTCCTGGAGTGTCAGGTGCTGCTGTTCAGAAAGGCCCTGGTGGAGCacaacaaacacatccacaccatCTACAAGAACACACAGAAG CACTTTTCAGAGTTCACTCGTAAGTACTCGACCAACAGGACATTCGGGCCACGCGTACTCCACCTCCGAGCCTACCTGTACCTGCTGACGGGCCACCGGGCCCTGTCCCGGGCCATCCTGCACCAGGCCGCGGGGCTCTGCCGACAGCACGGCAACAAGCTGGAGAAGGGCTGGATCAGGCAGAGTCAG AACTTGTGGTTTGGCGCGTGCCGACAAAGCACCGCGAAAGAGGCCGGTTCCTTTATGACCCTGCCCAGCTGGGAGGAGGCTAGGGGGGTGGACCCAGAGGAGCTGGCCCACAACCGCTACACCCTGATGGGTGTCGGGGACCAGAGCTGGGCTGACAGCTCCAACCTGTGCTTCACCCCAAACACAGAGGACATCCAGATCCTCAAAGGCCAAGGATAG
- the LOC109614930 gene encoding adenylate cyclase type 10 isoform X1 has product MTEKFSLSNKKGFGADELTRTLNSYIGDIVSYILASGGDILNFAGDAILALWTVERIQLRDVISLVVKCSLDIQDQCGSRNTEVGCQLRVKLGISAGKLSKVVIGDELSQYFLVIGRAVDEVRLAEGLAVAGTIILSPNAWELCDRDNIVIDRIENERAVKVRYMKREPSFSVEKYQDSVGAMVEHEHLTRDCVRKASRLTPNAELENTFRKYIMKTVLQKIDDGQPLEYLSEMRPATIVFVNLQFSGGQSEEGLCAAIHRAAIGIARQMVSHQGRINKVFMFDKGCTFLCLFGLPGDKREDERAHALQAACGIHDICQREFCNLKTVSIGVTTGPVFCGVVGHSVRHEYTVIGRKVNLAARLMMHYPGVVSCDSETCYYSKLPALYFNKLPKKAMKGIKDPGVLYQFMARKHSITIGIAPMSVVREEGYPLLGREKEISVFSSMLKGYLESRAAGHTNYNNVLICEGPVGYGKSRLLAEAVYRTAKEGVRVISIELAKTDIKQSNYALQTLLAVLMSVQNCKSYADREKVILSKIEDPEIKENLCLLNDILLVKFPVSKDVSLMDSDTKNKKMRNYFVELLCKFSEDEPCVYVLDQAHFVDQASWAILQEACERASVLVCMALLSCTNQSGPFPEFSRIITNPRTTYLKLLGLEPSVIGQLACQILGVTRIPSEVELFLVERSHGVPFYCEELLKSLYLGHQIVIEEVQEEDPAEDIDILFPEPTLVVHLSKPSQVWQQEDSRASALGTPKASTLKFRKIADLVESKDRAFICRVGEVAKFHEIPIPLTLKGMALARLDQLQPAEQMVVKCASVIGHTVTTEMLVHILPKAENLDKLNLSLSYLFESAMFECGSTPEQFTWRQRHGQPECWGALSCYCARDSREDVSEVAGLASADGVWRCKVLRFCSALVRETAYDLWLKEPKREVHQKCAAFLLRQAHRCRACGVHGFVFGHKAAVGNNMMEVRPLSGEALFTGRRGPPRPQKRRISLNQVRPLQPNSEEDTFLLKLDSMVRDYKRTTGRTRKCRCAQLVECLLCPMVHHCMGIGDVAKTFFYLLETAAALASLSSHLQALSYLNEAKIILDNLKAGHPAFETADPRAKVKINSIERACVFRLTGEVLYNMGQIKEAESMFTRALRILGKHVPTNPVVMSVKYLHEKIKSQHYRSRIFGSPGERKLAFLHQQICCLSYVWQIRCMRRTPQNILSASLAITMERNSARQTAEEYKITFSCIDYLLYCQLSGREDQGRRSERMLRRTCSELSDSQEDLTLTSHLVRTLAIVKLCSGALHDAIRYGLLAEKISELTKPLGLDMRTIVVLHTPLMFTHRYGECVRLLLGQEYPGNGVAKGCFYVACFHFLLYSGFAVRPFEECHAFVEESHSDPSLVAEQSLMMSLYSALALWYTRLFDWEKACLFYTKAWRVAQQAPSSIQAINGTVVFLECQVLLFRKALVEHNKHIHTIYKNTQKHFSEFTRKYSTNRTFGPRVLHLRAYLYLLTGHRALSRAILHQAAGLCRQHGNKLEKGWIRQSQNLWFGACRQSTAKEAGSFMTLPSWEEARGVDPEELAHNRYTLMGVGDQSWADSSNLCFTPNTEDIQILKGQG; this is encoded by the exons ATGACAGAGAAGTTCAGTTTGAGTAACAAGAAAGGTTTCGGAGCAGATGAGTTGACGCGCACACTCAACAGTTACATCGGAGACATAGTCAGTT ACATCCTTGCCTCTGGGGGCGACATCCTGAATTTCGCAG GTGACGCCATCTTGGCTCTGTGGACGGTCGAGCGGATTCAGCTGAGAGACGTTATCTCGCTAGTGGTCAAATGCAGCCTGGACATCCAGGACCAGTGTGGCTCCCGGAATACAGAAGTGGGCTGTCAGCTGAGAGTTAAATTAG GTATATCTGCTGGGAAGCTCTCCAAAGTCGTCATAGGAGATGAGCTCAGTCAGTACTTTCTGGTGATTGGCCGGGCCGTGGACGAGGTGCGACTGGCGGAGGGGTTGGCTGTGGCCGGCACAATCATCTTGTCACCCAACGCCTGGGAACTATGTGACAGGGACAACATCGTCATCGACCGCATAGAGAATGAGAGAGCTGTGAAG GTGAGATACATGAAGCGAGAGCCCAGTTTTTCGGTCGAGAAGTACCAGGACTCAGTAGGAGCGATGGTAGAGCATGAACACCTGACAAGAG ACTGCGTGAGAAAAGCCTCTAGACTGACGCCGAACGCGGAGCTTGAGAACACGTTCCGGAAGTACATCATGAAAACGGTTCTGCAGAAG ATAGACGACGGGCAGCCTCTGGAGTACCTGTCGGAAATGCGTCCGGCCACCATAGTGTTTGTCAACCTGCAGTTCAGCGGCGGGCAGAGTGAAGAGGGCCTGTGTGCCGCCATCCACCGGGCAGCCATTGGCATCGCCCGTCAGATGGTCTCGCACCAGGGCCGGATCAACAAGGTGTTCATGTTCGACAAG GGCTGcactttcctctgtctgtttggACTCCCCGGGGACAAGCGCGAGGATGAGAGGGCCCACGCTTTACAGGCTGCCTGTGGAATACACGACATTTGCCAGAGAGAGTTCTGCAACCTCAA GACCGTCTCTATCGGAGTGACTACGGGCCCAGTGTTCTGCGGAGTAGTGGGTCATTCCGTGAGGCACGAGTACACAG TGATTGGGCGAAAAGTGAACCTGGCGGCGCGACTGATGATGCACTACCCCGGGGTGGTGTCATGTGACAGCGAGACGTGCTACTACTCCAAGCTGCCTGCCTTGTACTTCAACAAGCTGCCTAAGAAAGCCATGAAGGGGATCAAGGACCCTGGCGTGTTATATCAGTTCATGGCTCGCAAACATTCCAT AACTATTGGTATAGCGCCTATGTCCGTTGTGAGGGAAGAGGGATACCCTCTCTTGG GCAGGGAGAAGGAGATTTCAGTGTTTTCCAGCATGCTGAAGGGTTACCTGGAGTCAAGGGCTGCCGGTCACACCAACTACAACAACGTTTTGATCTGTGAGGGACCTGTTGGCTATGGCAAGAGCCGTCTGCTGGCTGAGGCGGTTTACCGAACTGCCAAGGAGGGAGTCAG agTAATCTCGATTGAGCTGGCCAAGACAGACATCAAGCAGTCCAACTACGCTCTCCAGACTCTCCTGGCCGTCCTCATGTCAGTTCAGAACTGTAAGAGCtatgcagacagagagaaagtcaTCCTCTCCAAGATTGAAGATCCAGAGATAAAGGAGAATCTCTGCCTTCTCAATGATATCCTGTTAGTCAAG TTTCCTGTGTCCAAGGACGTTTCACTCATGGACAGTGACACGAAGAACAAGAAGATGAGGAATTACTTTGTGGAGTTGTTATGCAAG TTTTCAGAGGATGAGCCATGTGTGTACGTGCTGGACCAGGCTCACTTTGTAGATCAAGCGTCATGGGCCATCCTGCAGGAAGCCTGCGAAAGAGCCTCAGTGTTGGTGTGTATGGCCCTCCTCTCCTGCACCAATCAGAGTGGTCCCTTCCCTGAGTTCAGCCGCATCATCACAAACCCCCGGACCACCTACCTCAAGCTGCTGGGGCTGGAGCCCTCGGTCATCGGCCAGCTAGCCTGCCAGATATTAGGGGTGACCCGTATACCCAGTGAGGTGGAGCT GTTCCTGGTGGAGAGAAGTCATGGGGTTCCATTCTACTGCGAGGAGCTCTTGAAGAGCCTGTACCTGGGTCATCAGATCGTGATCGAGGAGGTGCAGGAGGAGGACCCGGCTGAAGACATAGACATCCTTTTCCCTGAGCCCACCCTGGTGGTACACCTCTCCAAACCCAGCCAGGTGTGGCAACAGGAGGACAGCAGGGCCAGCGCGCTAG GGACCCCAAAGGCTTCCACGTTGAAATTCCGCAAGATCGCAGACCTGGTCGAATCAAAGGACCGCGCTTTCATCTGTCGTGTCGGAGAAGTTGCCAAATTTCATGAAATACCCATCCCCCTGACACTGAAAG GCATGGCGTTGGCTCGACTGGACCAACTGCAGCCGGCAGAACAGATGGTGGTGAAGTGTGCCTCTGTTATCGGCCACACAGTCACCACTGAGATGCTCGTCCACATCCTCCCGAAGGCGGAGAACCTGGACAAGCTGAATCTATCGCTCAGCTACCTGTTCGAGTCGGCCATGTTCGAGTGCGGCTCCACGCCCGAGCAGTTCACCTGGCGACAGCGCCACGGGCAGCCAGAGTGTTGGGGTGCGCTCAGCTGCTACTGTGCACGGGACAGCCGAGAAGACGTCAGTGAAG TGGCAGGCCTGGCCTCGGCGGACGGCGTTTGGCGCTGCAAGGTGCTGCGTTTCTGCTCTGCCCTGGTCAGGGAGACCGCCTATGACCTGTGGCTGAAGGAACCCAAGAGGGAGGTCCACCAGAAGTGTGCCGCCTTCCTGCTCAGGCAAGCCCATCGATGCAGAGCCTGCGGCGTCCACGGGTTCGTCTTCGGCCACAAGGCGGCCGTTGGGAACAACATGATGGAGGTCCGCCCTCTCTCTGGAGAGGCCTTGTTCACGGGCCGGCGAGGCCCACCGAGGCCCCAGAAGA GAAGAATATCACTAAACCAGGTCAGACCTCTGCAGCCTAACAG tGAAGaggacacatttctgttgaaactGGATTCCATGGTACGTGACTACAAGAGGACGACGGGCAGAACCAGGAAGTGTAGGTGCGCTCAGTTGGTGGAGTGCCTGCTGTGTCCCATGGTGCATCACTGCATGGGCATCGGCGATGTGGCCAAAACCTTCTTCTACCTTCTGGAGACGGCCGCTGCCCTGGCCTCCCTCTCCAGCCACctccag GCCCTGTCCTATTTGAACGAGGCCAAAATCATACTGGACAATCTGAAAGCGGGCCACCCGGCCTTTGAGACTGCCGACCCTAGAGCCAAAGTGAAAATCAACAGCATTGAGAGAGCCTGTGTCTTCCGTCTCACGGGAGAA GTGTTGTACAACATGGGACAGATCAAAGAGGCTGAGAGCATGTTCACCAGAGCCCTAAGGATCCTGGGAAAACACGTCCCAACCAACCCCGTGGTCATGTCTGTCAAGTACCTCCATGAGAAGATAAAGAGTCAGCACTACAGATCCAGGATTTTCGGCAGCCCTGG GGAAAGGAAGCTTGCATTCCTCCACCAGCAGATCTGCTGTCTGTCCTACGTGTGGCAGATCAGATGCATGCGAAGAACTCCCCAGAACATTCTCAGTGCATCCCTGGCCATCACTATGGAGAGGAACTCTGCCCGGCAGACTGCAGAGGAGTACAAG ATTACTTTCTCCTGCATTGACTACCTCCTGTACTGTCAGCTGAGTGGTCGGGAGGACCAGGGTCGGCGCTCTGAGAGGATGCTGCGCCGCACCTGCTCCGAGCTGTCTGACAGCCAGGAGGACCTGACCCTCACCAGCCACTTAGTGCGCACCCTCGCCATAGTCAAGCTCTGCTCGGGAGCGCTGCACGACGCCATCCGTTAcg GTCTGCTAGCAGAGAAAATCAGCGAGCTGACAAAGCCCCTGGGCCTGGACATGAGGACAATTGTTGTCCTTCACACACCCCTGATGTTCACACACAG GTATGGCGAGTGTGTCCGGCTGTTGCTAGGCCAGGAGTACCCGGGAAACGGCGTGGCTAAAGGCTGCTTCTACGTCGCCTGCTTTCACTTCCTGCTCTACTCAG GCTTTGCCGTCCGTCCATTTGAGGAGTGCCACGCCTTTGTGGAGGAGTCCCACTCAGATCCTAGCCTGGTGGCTGAACAGAGTCTCATGATGAGCCTCTACTCTGCTCTGGCTCTGTG GTATACACGGCTGTTTGACTGGGAGAAGGCATGTTTATTCTATACCAAGGCCTGGAGAGTTGCTCAGCAGGCTCCCTCATCCATCCAGGCCATAAACGGCACAGTCGTGTTCCTGGAGTGTCAGGTGCTGCTGTTCAGAAAGGCCCTGGTGGAGCacaacaaacacatccacaccatCTACAAGAACACACAGAAG CACTTTTCAGAGTTCACTCGTAAGTACTCGACCAACAGGACATTCGGGCCACGCGTACTCCACCTCCGAGCCTACCTGTACCTGCTGACGGGCCACCGGGCCCTGTCCCGGGCCATCCTGCACCAGGCCGCGGGGCTCTGCCGACAGCACGGCAACAAGCTGGAGAAGGGCTGGATCAGGCAGAGTCAG AACTTGTGGTTTGGCGCGTGCCGACAAAGCACCGCGAAAGAGGCCGGTTCCTTTATGACCCTGCCCAGCTGGGAGGAGGCTAGGGGGGTGGACCCAGAGGAGCTGGCCCACAACCGCTACACCCTGATGGGTGTCGGGGACCAGAGCTGGGCTGACAGCTCCAACCTGTGCTTCACCCCAAACACAGAGGACATCCAGATCCTCAAAGGCCAAGGATAG